In Bacillus thuringiensis, the DNA window TGCCAATTTATCTTTACGAAGTTCTCGCCACATAATAGAGAAACCAGAAGGGCTTTTTTCGTAATGAATAACTTCAGTTTGTTTTTCAGGGTTTGCTAACATAACGTCATCTCCTTTCTTTAATCAATACGAATACGTGGATCGACGATGCTTAGAATAATATCTGAAAGGAGAGTTCCAAGTAACGTTGCAAATCCAGTAAACATAACGAGTGCAGTTATTACACTAAAATCACGTTGAGAGATAGATTGTATAAATAGTTGTCCAATTCCTGGATAGCTAAAAATACTTTCTAAAAAGATGGCACCGCCAACTAATCCCGTAATTTCATAGCCTAAGAAGGCTGCAATTGGTAAGAATGAATTTCGTAAAATATGTCTAGAATAGATTTTTGATTCTGGAACACCTTTTGCCCTTACTGTACGAACAAAATCTTTATGTTTCGTATCAATAATTTCGCTTCGTAAATATTGAACAGTACCAACTGTTGCAATTAATGCCCCGGATAAAGCTGGTAGTAGCATGTGATTCAATTTGCTTAAATAGTAAGCAAATGTACCTGTTGCAACTTGAGGATCTACGCTACCGCCGGTTGGGAATATTGCAAACTTAAATCCAAATAGGAAGAGCATAACTAGTGCAAATATAAATAGTGGTGTAGCAAAACCTAGATAGTTGTAAATGGTAATGAGTCGATCAGCCCATGTATCATTCCACCGTCCACTTATAACTCCCAGTGGTATGGCAATTAAATAAGTAAGAATAAGAATAACAAGTGCTAAAGATACTGTATTTCCAAGTCGTTCTCCAATTAACTCGGTTACTTTCATTTTATGTGCATAGGAAATACCAAAGTCACCTTGGACTGCATTTTTAATCCAGCGAACATATTGTGTTGTAACTGGGTCATTTAATCCAAGCTTTTCACGTTGTTCTTCAATTACTTTTGGATCCGCTTTTGGATTCATTGCTCTGCCGGTTAAGGCATCGCCTGGCATTGCCTTAGCTAGTAGAAAGACAAGTACACTTAACACGAATAATTGCGGGATCATTACTAAAAATCTCCGTAATATAAACTTCCACATGATTTATCACTCCCTTATGGTAATGCCACCCGATGCGTTGGCGAGATTGGTTTTAAATCGTAAGCACGGCCATTTTCATTGAAATAATTTTCGTATGATTTTTCGTATTCAGTGCTGACCTCACGACGTAATTTACGTTGTTGTTCTCGATTTTCAGGACGAATATCAGGAATTGCTGATATTAGGCGCTTCGTATAAATATGTTGCGGATTACTATAAATTTCTGCACTAGTTGCTTCTTCGACAATGCGTCCACGATACATAACACCGATACGGTCACACATATGACGAATGACACCTAAATCATGACTAATGAATAAGTATGTTAGTCCGAGCTCAGCTTGTAGATCCTGCAAGAAGTTTAATACTTGTGCCTGTACAGAGACGTCAAGCGCAGATACAGGTTCATCAGCGATAATAAGCTTCGGTTTTAATGTAAGAGCGCGTGCAATACCAATCCGCTGCCTTTGCCCACCGGAAAATTCATGTGGATATTTATAAATTGACTCTGGATTTAGACCAACTTTATCAAGATATTCTTGAACTGCTCTACGTTCTTCATCAGGTGAGAGCTTCTCAAAATTTCGAAGAGGCTCAGCAATAATGTCGAGAACACGTTTCTTCGGATTTAATGATGAATATGGATCTTGGAAAATCATTTGAATATCTTTTCGTTGTTCACGTAGCTCAGAGCGACTTAACTTTGTTAAATCTCTATTATTAAAATGAATGCTACCCTCTGTTGCTTTCGTTAAATGCATAATTGCTTTACCCGTTGTTGATTTGCCACTTCCTGACTCACCAACGATCCCGTATGTTTCACCCGGTTGTAATTCAAAACTTACACCATCGACAGCACGCACGTGATCTAATGTGCGGCCGAAGAAACCACCTTTAATTGGGAAATGTACTTTTAAATCTTCTACTTTAAGCAGTGCCATGAGTTACGTCATCTCCTTTCTTATGTTGGAAGTTGAAATGCTTGTAGCAAG includes these proteins:
- the opp4B gene encoding oligopeptide ABC transporter permease, producing the protein MWKFILRRFLVMIPQLFVLSVLVFLLAKAMPGDALTGRAMNPKADPKVIEEQREKLGLNDPVTTQYVRWIKNAVQGDFGISYAHKMKVTELIGERLGNTVSLALVILILTYLIAIPLGVISGRWNDTWADRLITIYNYLGFATPLFIFALVMLFLFGFKFAIFPTGGSVDPQVATGTFAYYLSKLNHMLLPALSGALIATVGTVQYLRSEIIDTKHKDFVRTVRAKGVPESKIYSRHILRNSFLPIAAFLGYEITGLVGGAIFLESIFSYPGIGQLFIQSISQRDFSVITALVMFTGFATLLGTLLSDIILSIVDPRIRID
- a CDS encoding ABC transporter ATP-binding protein, which codes for MALLKVEDLKVHFPIKGGFFGRTLDHVRAVDGVSFELQPGETYGIVGESGSGKSTTGKAIMHLTKATEGSIHFNNRDLTKLSRSELREQRKDIQMIFQDPYSSLNPKKRVLDIIAEPLRNFEKLSPDEERRAVQEYLDKVGLNPESIYKYPHEFSGGQRQRIGIARALTLKPKLIIADEPVSALDVSVQAQVLNFLQDLQAELGLTYLFISHDLGVIRHMCDRIGVMYRGRIVEEATSAEIYSNPQHIYTKRLISAIPDIRPENREQQRKLRREVSTEYEKSYENYFNENGRAYDLKPISPTHRVALP